A window from Culex pipiens pallens isolate TS chromosome 3, TS_CPP_V2, whole genome shotgun sequence encodes these proteins:
- the LOC120419114 gene encoding general odorant-binding protein 28a-like → MKCFCVSIILAIIASGFCGGMDDMKRKCMEQEGASQAEADAMNQLQIPETRTQKCYYACVFEKMGTSDGQRFDTERFLEIAENHFKNDQNALNAVRAIANRCDGTENDDRCELAADIAACMKGE, encoded by the exons ATGAAGTGTTTTtgtgtttcaataattttggcCATAATTGCTTCAGGGTTTTGTGGG GGAATGGATGACATGAAACGTAAATGCATGGAGCAGGAAGGAGCTTCCCAGGCGGAAGCGGATGCCATGAACCAGCTGCAAATTCCAGAAACACGTACGCAGAAATGCTATTACGCttgcgtttttgaaaaaatgggcaCTTCCGATGGCCAGCGGTTCGACACGGAACGATTCTTGGAGATTGCGGAAAATCacttcaaaaatgatcaaaatgcgTTGAACGCCGTTCGCGCGATAGCGAACCGCTGTGACGGGACGGAGAACGATGACCGGTGTGAGTTGGCAGCGGACATTGCTGCCTGTATGAAGGGGGAGTAG